In the Chlorobium limicola DSM 245 genome, one interval contains:
- a CDS encoding AMP-binding protein, with the protein MTNARPWTRHYDKGVPHTLEPYPEHTLVDVVRRRALESPDQQALLFKGSVISIGTLEQESNALAEALSELGVASGDRVALLMPNSPQMVISELAVWKTGAIVVPLNPLYTENELVYALNECGAETIIVLTSFYGKIKAIAPDTRLRRVIATSIKEYLPPLIQVLFTFLKEKKDGHRISLQKGDYLLQDLIARHASAQSKPLPVRHDAPALFLFSGGTTGNPKCAVSTHRSLVISGVQIASWFSVILEKGRDTIILNMPMFHVYGQAGIMPAAIMGGYALVMVPNPRDIDDLLHIIKTLKPAVLPGVPTLFTALLNHPKVKKDNRIMKSLKLCVSGAAPLMLETKQSFEALTGGRIIDAYSLTETTLASTFTPILGTYKPGSVGIPVPDVDVRIVDQENGKDELAPHDVGEVIMRAPQLMKEYWQNPGETAMVLRNGWLYTGDLGYVDEDGYLFIVDRKKDVIKPGGFQVWPRDVEEVIARHPAVQEVSVAGVPDPYKVEAVKAWIVLRSGEKLMASDLCDFCRRDLAAYKIPRHVEFTEALPKSTVGKVLRRKLVEEHCRKAGTTGK; encoded by the coding sequence ATGACCAACGCCAGACCCTGGACCAGACATTACGACAAGGGTGTTCCCCATACGCTTGAGCCATATCCGGAACATACCCTTGTCGATGTTGTCCGCAGGAGGGCGCTCGAATCTCCCGATCAGCAGGCATTGCTGTTCAAGGGTTCGGTGATCTCCATCGGTACCCTTGAACAGGAGAGCAATGCGCTTGCAGAAGCCCTCTCAGAGCTTGGAGTCGCTTCGGGAGACAGGGTAGCGCTGCTTATGCCCAATTCGCCGCAGATGGTGATCAGTGAGCTTGCTGTCTGGAAAACCGGTGCGATTGTTGTACCGCTGAACCCTCTTTACACGGAAAACGAACTTGTATACGCACTGAACGAGTGCGGAGCCGAAACCATTATCGTGCTGACCTCGTTTTATGGAAAGATCAAAGCCATAGCGCCGGACACACGCCTCAGGCGGGTTATCGCCACAAGCATCAAGGAGTACCTGCCACCCTTGATACAAGTGCTGTTTACCTTTCTGAAAGAAAAAAAGGACGGCCATCGCATCTCGTTGCAGAAAGGCGATTATCTGTTGCAGGATCTCATTGCCCGACATGCTTCCGCCCAATCGAAACCTCTGCCGGTGAGGCATGACGCACCAGCCCTTTTTCTCTTTTCCGGCGGGACAACCGGCAACCCGAAGTGTGCGGTCAGCACGCACCGGAGCCTGGTTATTTCCGGAGTGCAGATCGCATCATGGTTCAGCGTGATCCTTGAAAAAGGCCGTGATACCATCATTCTCAACATGCCGATGTTTCACGTTTACGGTCAGGCGGGAATCATGCCGGCTGCCATTATGGGCGGTTATGCGCTTGTCATGGTTCCCAACCCTCGGGATATCGACGATCTTCTGCACATCATCAAAACCCTGAAGCCGGCCGTGCTGCCCGGAGTTCCGACGCTTTTTACCGCGCTGCTCAATCATCCGAAGGTGAAAAAGGATAACCGGATCATGAAATCCCTCAAGCTTTGCGTATCGGGAGCGGCTCCTCTCATGCTTGAAACAAAGCAGAGCTTCGAAGCGCTGACCGGCGGCAGAATCATCGACGCATACAGCCTGACCGAAACCACGCTTGCTTCAACTTTCACCCCTATTCTCGGTACATATAAGCCCGGATCGGTGGGAATACCCGTTCCTGATGTGGATGTGCGCATCGTTGACCAGGAGAACGGAAAGGATGAACTTGCTCCGCACGATGTCGGCGAAGTGATCATGCGGGCCCCTCAGCTGATGAAGGAGTACTGGCAGAACCCCGGAGAAACCGCAATGGTGCTCAGAAACGGCTGGCTCTATACCGGTGATCTCGGCTATGTCGATGAGGACGGCTATCTCTTTATCGTTGACCGGAAAAAGGATGTTATCAAGCCCGGGGGATTCCAGGTATGGCCGCGTGATGTCGAGGAGGTCATTGCCCGCCACCCCGCCGTGCAGGAGGTCAGCGTTGCCGGAGTTCCCGACCCTTACAAGGTCGAGGCCGTCAAGGCCTGGATCGTGCTGCGTTCAGGGGAAAAACTCATGGCCAGCGATCTCTGCGACTTCTGTCGCCGCGATCTTGCCGCCTACAAGATTCCCCGGCATGTGGAGTTCACCGAAGCGCTCCCGAAATCCACGGTCGGCAAGGTGCTTCGCCGCAAGCTCGTAGAGGAGCACTGCAGGAAAGCGGGGACGACAGGGAAATGA